One window of the Fusobacterium sp. IOR10 genome contains the following:
- a CDS encoding ABC transporter ATP-binding protein, whose amino-acid sequence MSNILELKNINKTYRGKTEDLHILKDLNLEVEEGEFISILGKSGSGKSTLLGIIGLLDNFDSGEIYINNNKIDKFESNKLDRLKNKDLGFVFQFHYLLPEFTALENVMIPRLIEDFSNKKIIEEKAKTLLKKIGLGERYNNKPSQLSGGEKQRVAIARALINDPKIILADEPTGNLDEETSEEIHRLLQKINKENNQTIIVVTHSKELANITNKQYFVKHGKLVLEK is encoded by the coding sequence ATGAGTAATATTTTAGAACTGAAGAATATAAATAAAACATATAGGGGAAAAACTGAAGATTTACATATTTTAAAGGATTTAAACTTAGAGGTTGAAGAGGGAGAATTTATTTCAATTTTAGGTAAGTCTGGATCTGGAAAATCAACATTATTAGGTATAATAGGTCTTTTGGATAATTTTGATAGTGGAGAAATATATATAAATAATAACAAAATTGATAAATTTGAGTCTAATAAGTTAGACAGATTAAAAAATAAAGATTTAGGTTTCGTTTTTCAATTTCATTATTTATTACCAGAATTTACTGCTTTGGAAAATGTTATGATTCCCCGTTTAATAGAAGATTTTTCAAATAAAAAAATAATAGAAGAAAAAGCGAAAACATTATTGAAAAAAATAGGTCTAGGGGAAAGGTATAACAACAAACCTAGTCAATTATCAGGTGGAGAAAAGCAAAGGGTAGCAATAGCTAGGGCATTAATAAATGACCCTAAAATAATCTTAGCAGATGAACCTACAGGGAATTTAGATGAAGAAACAAGTGAAGAAATTCATAGGTTGTTGCAAAAAATAAATAAGGAAAATAATCAAACTATAATAGTTGTAACTCACTCAAAAGAGTTGGCTAATATAACAAACAAGCAATATTTTGTAAAACATGGAAAATTAGTTTTAGAAAAATAA
- the hpf gene encoding ribosome hibernation-promoting factor, HPF/YfiA family, with product MKVSILGRHLTITNAINDYTEKKVLKLEKYFNRIGDVSVTLSAVKLKTGPSHTAEMITNVNGNVLKAVSTEKVLYVAIDKAASILEGQVKKYKSKLRDDNTAESPRTFNFNMDTNEVSTSWTKQIVKVELEAKPMNLEEAILQMETMGKDFYVFFNGDTEEMNVVYKKRDGNYAHIEPRVEK from the coding sequence ATGAAAGTTTCTATATTAGGAAGACATTTGACAATAACTAACGCAATTAACGATTACACAGAAAAGAAGGTTTTAAAATTAGAAAAATATTTTAATCGTATAGGAGACGTGTCAGTAACTTTATCAGCAGTTAAGTTGAAAACAGGACCATCACATACAGCGGAAATGATAACAAATGTTAACGGGAACGTGTTAAAAGCTGTTTCAACAGAAAAAGTTCTTTATGTTGCAATAGATAAAGCGGCTTCAATTTTAGAAGGACAAGTAAAAAAATATAAATCAAAATTAAGAGATGATAATACAGCTGAATCACCAAGAACTTTTAATTTTAATATGGATACAAATGAAGTTTCAACTAGTTGGACAAAACAAATAGTGAAAGTAGAACTTGAAGCTAAACCAATGAACTTAGAAGAAGCAATACTTCAAATGGAAACAATGGGAAAAGATTTCTATGTTTTCTTTAACGGTGATACTGAAGAAATGAATGTAGTTTATAAAAAAAGAGATGGAAATTACGCTCACATAGAACCAAGAGTGGAAAAATAA